The DNA sequence tatttaaaatttggttcatttcaataaaaattaattacaaaggTATTGTAAAAAATGTCAATTTTAAACTTATGTtggaactatatatatattgaaagaAGGTAAGCTTCGTAATTTATGTTCACTTACCCAAAATTACATAGACAATTTAATGGTTTATTAAAACTGAGAGAAATATAAGGAAGGATATATATCCTTTTGAACTGCTTTCAAAATATGTATCATGGCATGAACATGTTTTTAAGAGGAAATAAATAACAcaattaaattttatcaaaatgtGGTATGGGTGGTAAAGTTTGTACAGCCTTAAATAATTACAGACATATATGAAGATATAGGCCTTATAATAATAGGAAGTAAAAAAATGTTGACAGTTTTTTATAGCATTCATCAAATCTTCTTTTGTATGAtcaaaatattttgttaatgaTTGAAATTAGATTGAACCTTAATTGAGCAAAATTAATCAAAAATCAGCTGTTATTAAGATACAATTATAATGAAAAATCAGCAGGTTTCCATGATGTAAGAATAATTTTCTTTTGCTTTGCTTTCTTTAGCTACACACAAATTATGAGCCTTACACTTATCATGATGATTGACAATCTCGAGTCTAAAATTCCCATTCCCAGCAGCAAATGAAGTACGTATTTCGGGAATTGAATTACTCCATTTTCTACAATATTTACAAAACATAAGATTCTTTCTTTCGTCATATTCAAGCCAAGAGTACATATCTAACCATCCAATTTTGAATTTACCAGCCCTTCTACTTTGTGTAATAGGACGTtgtgaaatattacataaaCTTGATTGAGTTATTGACATGCTTGGCTGTGGATTTACAATTATTGATCTATTTACATCATTATTACTGTGAAACTTATTACCACTGGCATTACTTTCAGGAAGTGAACCaaataaagaattaaattcTACATTATTACTCTTGTGCGAATTAGACTTTAAAGATACAGATTGATTCTGTGGAGCTTTGTAAGGATTATTAAATGCAGTCTCTGACATATTGATAGACATAGAACCTCCAGCCATGATAGTGCTTTCGCGAGAAACTTGTATCACAGCAGGATCTTGTTGATTTTGGGTCATGTTCTGTACATCCATAGTTTCGTCACTCTTCCCATCTCTTTGAACCTCCCACTCCACACTAGTCTGTCAACAGAGAAGGAAAGGATATGTGTTTAATCAACACATCTTTGATTTTGTCTTTTAGCATATAAGAAGCCAATTTCGTATCTCTATTTAAATATCCCTTCCTTCCCATGTTTGCTTGGACTGAGTAGTTGTAGGAAAATAGTAGAAAATCATTGATTACAGGAACAGTAACGAAACTTCACATTTTTTGTACAATCTACTCGACATATTGTATAATTTCACGAATAGCTTACAAGCTATGCATGTGTGTGTTAAAGTATTTCTTTGAAAATACAATTTGGTTACACAATACaacaataaaatagaataaaataacatTCTGAAATAAAAGCAATACGTAATATAAAAGATTAATTCCATTACGATgcataaaatatcaaaatttacaCTACATTAAAGCAACTTTTAACTATGAAAATATAAACTTTTAACTATGaatttaaatatgaaaaaaaattgatttgttatatatatttaatattataaatgatCATAGcaacttttattaaaattatatggACGAATTTAAATATTGTATTGAATAGTTAAAagttatttattttttgaatTAATAAGTAATCTAATATAATACAGCAAtcatataaaaagaaatgttaCAACTTACTATATGAATTTCATATTACAGGAAGCATATAACTACATATTATCAACTATTTACATGCTATCAATTATACTACATGCATGTTGTAACTCTTtctcataaatatttaaaacatactaataaaaaaaaagctgaAGGGTACTTACTGGGAGGGAAATGTTGTCATGGAAGTCTGGCAAATGATGATCTAACTCTTGCTTGATTGAAGGTTGTGGCTGTGATGCAGGAGACATAGGTCTACCACCATCTTCCATATCACCTCCCATGGCATTATTTAACTTTGGAATCACGGGAGGGCTTGATTTGTAACTACATTGTGACGATGCctggaaaataataaattacaaaattatgcACTTTAGAAGcattacaaataaaattatttataatcgtTGTAATAATACTTGTATCTAGCATATTTAAA is a window from the Bombus affinis isolate iyBomAffi1 chromosome 9, iyBomAffi1.2, whole genome shotgun sequence genome containing:
- the LOC126920010 gene encoding protein jim lovell isoform X11, which encodes MDQQYCLRWNNHPANLTDVLSSLLAREALCDVTLACVGETFKAHQTILSACSPYFESIFLQNTHPHPIIFLKDVNETEMKALLHFMYKGEVNVSQHLLPMFLKTAEALQIRGLTDNSVNNKAEEKSPSPEPETQSGVRHTESPNLQPLPEKRKRKASGSYDVSLSGPPSERFMSDSQASSQCSYKSSPPVIPKLNNAMGGDMEDGGRPMSPASQPQPSIKQELDHHLPDFHDNISLPTSVEWEVQRDGKSDETMDVQNMTQNQQDPAVIQVSRESTIMAGGSMSINMSETAFNNPYKAPQNQSVSLKSNSHKSNNVEFNSLFGSLPESNASGNKFHSNNDVNRSIIVNPQPSMSITQSSLCNISQRPITQSRRAGKFKIGWLDMYSWLEYDERKNLMFCKYCRKWSNSIPEIRTSFAAGNGNFRLEIVNHHDKCKAHNLCVAKESKAKENYSYIMETC
- the LOC126920010 gene encoding protein jim lovell isoform X9, with the protein product MRKNVFGLGLEIDKMDQQYCLRWNNHPANLTDVLSSLLAREALCDVTLACVGETFKAHQTILSACSPYFESIFLQNTHPHPIIFLKDVNETEMKALLHFMYKGEVNVSQHLLPMFLKTAEALQIRGLTDNSVNNKAEEKSPSPEPETQSGVRHTESPNLQPLPEKRKRKASGSYDVSLSGPPSERFMSDSQASSQCSYKSSPPVIPKLNNAMGGDMEDGGRPMSPASQPQPSIKQELDHHLPDFHDNISLPTSVEWEVQRDGKSDETMDVQNMTQNQQDPAVIQVSRESTIMAGGSMSINMSETAFNNPYKAPQNQSVSLKSNSHKSNNVEFNSLFGSLPESNASGNKFHSNNDVNRSIIVNPQPSMSITQSSLCNISQRPITQSRRAGKFKIGWLDMYSWLEYDERKNLMFCKYCRKWSNSIPEIRTSFAAGNGNFRLEIVNHHDKCKAHNLCVAKESKAKENYSYIMETC